A genomic region of Arachis stenosperma cultivar V10309 chromosome 9, arast.V10309.gnm1.PFL2, whole genome shotgun sequence contains the following coding sequences:
- the LOC130951857 gene encoding uncharacterized protein LOC130951857 gives MLIDNQDQRFRRMEVRTVDIPDECWDLVFRFLDDSRDLESISMVCKLFLSISSQIQHSLKIFDQTVELIPNLFMRFPKLTVLDLSYFNGNLEGLLHQISQSGLDLDSLNLSHQRKLPIEGLSELSLAMKNLRVLICSNIGSLDDSDLEVMASCFPLLQEVDISFPLDSQVSDFGISKLSLMLENLQKINLSGNHLLTDQSLLALCRNCVSLEEVLFLSCFRITQLGIVSAIRFRGNLASIAFNIEKRRIHGPGLAPMPISQDLIGALKCLERLIAIDLSNSFISDELLSSVAEGCHILKKLILQGCCNFTFAGISCVLSKCQYVECLDLGKVDFLTDQCIAKLSMFLLNVTSINLSGCCQLTNSTFFTLTRNCTLLAEIRMERTYLGVKADEEKDKDPSLDLVPNPQVKSLYLGHNILLDDETLFKIASICPNLELLDLNSCSSISEEGMAEVLKKCTEIRHLNLAYTEVKLLTIDSQVSQMKALNLSGSRIGDETLSVISKWFCGLVALEIQNCSDVTTKGVREVVESCMGLRELNLKNCDLVSDEYIATLEFSKPSLRKIIKHLAGIAVDYYR, from the coding sequence ATGTTAATAGATAATCAAGATCAAAGGTTCAGGAGGATGGAAGTTAGGACAGTTGATATTCCTGATGAATGCTGGGATTTAGTCTTTAGATTCCTCGACGACAGCCGCGATTTGGAATCTATTTCGATGGTCTGCAAGCTGTTCCTTTCAATTTCAAGCCAAATTCAACATTCTCTTAAAATATTTGATCAAACAGTTGAACTCATTCCTAACCTGTTCATGAGATTTCCAAAGCTCACAGTGTTAGACCTCAGTTACTTCAATGGAAATCTTGAAGGCCTGCTTCATCAGATTTCGCAATCTGGGTTGGACCTTGATTCCCTTAATCTTTCCCATCAGAGGAAGCTTCCAATTGAAGGCTTGAGCGAACTCAGTTTGGCGATGAAGAATTTGAGGGTGTTGATCTGCTCAAACATTGGCTCTCTGGATGACAGTGATTTGGAGGTTATGGCCTCTTGTTTTCCATTGCTTCAAGAGGTTGACATTAGTTTTCCATTGGATTCTCAAGTATCGGATTTTGGGATATCGAAGCTGTCTTTAATGCTTGAGAATCTGCAAAAGATTAACCTCTCTGGTAATCACTTGCTCACTGATCAATCACTACTCGCTCTGTGCCGAAACTGTGTGTCATTGGAAGAGGTTTTGTTCCTGTCCTGTTTTAGAATAACCCAATTAGGTATTGTTTCTGCTATCCGCTTTCGAGGGAATTTGGCTTCCATAGCTTTCAACATTGAAAAGAGAAGAATTCATGGACCTGGTTTGGCACCTATGCCAATTAGCCAGGATTTGATTGGTGCACTCAAGTGTCTGGAAAGGCTAATTGCTATTGATTTGTCAAATTCTTTCATCTCGGACGAGTTGCTCTCTTCAGTCGCAGAAGGTTGTCACATTCTGAAGAAACTTATCCTCCAAGGCTGCTGCAATTTCACATTTGCTGGAATCTCCTGTGTGCTATCAAAGTGTCAATATGTTGAGTGTTTGGATCTTGGAAAAGTTGACTTCCTAACGGATCAATGCATTGCCAAGCTATCCATGTTTCTTCTCAATGTGACCTCTATAAACCTCAGTGGTTGTTGCCAGCTTACAAATTCAACATTTTTCACACTCACAAGAAACTGTACTCTGCTAGCCGAGATCAGAATGGAGAGAACATATCTTGGGGTAAAAGCCGATGAAGAAAAAGACAAAGATCCTTCACTTGATCTTGTTCCAAACCCTCAGGTGAAAAGTCTTTATTTGGGTCACAACATTCTACTTGATGACGAAACTCTGTTCAAAATCGCTTCCATTTGCCCCAATCTGGAGCTTCTTGACTTAAACTCTTGCAGCAGCATATCCGAAGAAGGTATGGCTGAGGTTCTTAAGAAATGTACCGAGATAAGGCACTTGAACTTAGCCTACACAGAAGTGAAGCTGTTAACTATAGACTCTCAAGTATCACAAATGAAGGCGTTGAACTTGTCAGGGTCAAGAATTGGTGATGAAACACTCTCAGTAATCTCAAAATGGTTCTGTGGACTAGTAGCTCTGGAGATTCAGAATTGCAGTGATGTAACCACAAAAGGGGTGAGGGAAGTAGTGGAAAGCTGCATGGGATTGAGAGAGTTGAATCTGAAGAACTGTGATTTGGTGAGTGATGAGTACATTGCCACCTTGGAGTTTTCAAAGCCATCATTGAGGAAAATAATCAAACACCTTGCGGGCATTGCTGTTGATTATTACCGATGA
- the LOC130950847 gene encoding cinnamoyl-CoA reductase 1-like: protein MAMAASAAKKKICVTGAGGFLASWVVKFLLSKGYIVHGTVRQPGDEKYAHLMKLEGASENLKLFKADLLSYESVHSAIAGCNAVFHVACPVPSTTSTNPEVEMIEPAVKGTTNVLEASLEAKVERVVYVSSVAAAFMNPNFPNDKVIDESCWSDKDYCRKTNNWYCFSKTEAEEQALDFAKRTGLDVVSICPTLVLGPILRSSIVNASSLVLLKILKGCESLENKHRWIVDVRDVAAAILLAYEKPEAEGRYICTSHPVKAKDMVEKLKTKYPNYNYPTNFVEVDDHQTKLSSEKLQRLGWRYKPLEETLTDAVESYKEAGLLQSK from the exons AAAATATGCGTAACTGGTGCAGGAGGTTTCTTAGCTTCTTGGGTTGTTAAGTTTCTTCTTTCCAAAGGATACATCGTTCATGGCACTGTTAGACAACCTG GTGATGAGAAATATGCTCACTTGATGAAGCTTGAGGGAGCTTCTGAGAATCTTAAACTCTTCAAAGCAGATTTGTTGAGTTATGAATCAGTTCATTCAGCAATTGCTGGATGCAATGCTGTTTTCCATGTTGCTTGCCCTGTGccttcaacaacatcaaccaacCCTGAG GTAGAAATGATTGAGCCTGCCGTCAAGGGAACTACCAATGTGCTCGAAGCTTCTCTTGAAGCTAAAGTGGAACGAGTCGTCTATGTGTCATCTGTAGCCGCTGCTTTCATGAACCCAAATTTTCCAAATGACAAAGTGATTGATGAATCTTGTTGGTCTGATAAAGACTATTGCAGAAAAACCAAT AACTGGTATTGCTTCTCCAAGACAGAGGCTGAAGAGCAGGCCCTAGACTTTGCGAAAAGAACCGGGCTTGATGTGGTGAGCATTTGTCCTACCCTTGTGCTTGGACCCATTTTAAGGTCATCTATTGTGAATGCAAGTAGCTTGGTTCTCCTCAAGATTTTGAAAG GTTGTGAATCATTGGAGAACAAACATCGTTGGATAGTTGACGTGCGAGATGTAGCCGCTGCAATTCTTTTGGCTTATGAAAAGCCTGAAGCAGAAGGGAGATATATATGCACTTCACACCCTGTTAAAGCAAaggatatggtggagaaattgaAGACTAAATATCCAAACTACAACTACCCTACAAA CTTTGTTGAGGTGGATGATCATCAAACAAAGTTAAGCTCAGAGAAACTACAGAGGCTTGGTTGGAGATACAAGCCATTGGAGGAGACACTCACTGATGCTGTTGAGAGCTATAAAGAAGCTGGTCTCTTGCAATCAAAGTAA